In the Candidatus Thermoplasmatota archaeon genome, one interval contains:
- a CDS encoding PAS domain-containing sensor histidine kinase, which yields MNQEPTIVQVLKTEEQLKYLSGTQKQACTTKEDAHTTLENLYQTVFENSAVAITITDAQERIISWNKYAEQLLNIQYNDVFLQPVHTLYPEEEWKKIRSQNIRQKGMQHHLETKILRKNKPPLDVDLSISVIKNKDDQITGSIAIIKDISEEKRMKQALQASEQRFKNLYEYAPVPYHTLTPEGIITDVNQKWCEVFGYTKEEVLGKSIFTFIIPEEQQAAQVSFQQKQQSKQLYTEGHERRFKTKNSDERIFVTRDFFIYAPDSTLISVQTTLEDITERKRTEAALNTAHQLLSSLNQELERKVEEQTREVRNLLKQKDDFINQLGHDLKSPLTPIVSLLPLVMSTPNHPKNKERLEVIYRNALYMKNLVNDTLKLARLNSRSIQFTLSPTPLKLLVDDVIREYRMQLEEKRIEYQQIIDYDLVVMADALQLKEMFSNLISNAIKFTGSGGFLKIQAQAQDGDSFVLVSVTDTGIGLTDEQKKCLFQEFYKADSSRHDISSSGLGLSICKRIIERHGGKIWVESSGLGKGATFYCTIPAQKTKRNS from the coding sequence ATGAATCAAGAGCCCACAATTGTACAAGTCTTAAAAACAGAAGAACAATTAAAATATTTATCGGGAACACAGAAGCAAGCTTGTACAACTAAAGAAGATGCACATACAACACTTGAAAATTTATATCAAACCGTTTTTGAAAATTCAGCCGTCGCAATTACTATTACCGATGCACAGGAGCGGATTATTTCTTGGAATAAATATGCTGAGCAGCTTCTTAATATCCAATATAACGATGTTTTTCTGCAGCCAGTTCACACGTTATATCCTGAAGAGGAATGGAAAAAAATACGTTCGCAAAACATTCGACAAAAGGGAATGCAGCACCATCTTGAAACAAAAATACTTCGGAAAAATAAACCGCCCTTGGACGTAGATTTGTCAATCAGCGTTATAAAGAACAAAGATGATCAAATTACCGGGTCAATTGCGATCATCAAGGATATCAGTGAAGAAAAAAGGATGAAACAAGCGTTACAAGCATCGGAGCAGAGGTTTAAAAATCTCTACGAGTATGCTCCTGTTCCCTATCATACATTGACACCTGAAGGCATTATTACTGATGTGAATCAGAAATGGTGTGAGGTTTTTGGTTACACGAAAGAGGAGGTACTTGGAAAATCGATTTTTACTTTCATCATCCCTGAAGAGCAGCAGGCGGCACAGGTTTCGTTTCAACAGAAACAACAAAGTAAGCAGCTATACACCGAGGGACACGAACGCCGTTTTAAAACGAAAAACAGCGACGAACGCATCTTTGTAACCAGAGATTTTTTCATTTATGCTCCAGATTCAACACTAATTTCTGTGCAAACAACACTCGAGGATATTACTGAACGGAAGAGAACAGAGGCGGCGTTAAATACGGCACATCAACTCCTCAGTTCACTGAATCAGGAACTTGAAAGAAAAGTCGAGGAACAAACAAGGGAGGTTAGAAATCTTCTGAAACAAAAAGATGATTTTATCAATCAACTCGGGCATGATTTAAAAAGTCCATTAACCCCTATTGTATCCCTTCTACCCCTTGTTATGAGTACTCCAAATCATCCAAAAAACAAAGAACGACTTGAGGTTATTTATCGCAACGCGCTGTATATGAAAAATTTGGTGAATGATACCTTGAAACTCGCTCGATTAAATTCTCGTTCGATACAATTTACACTTTCGCCAACACCACTTAAGCTGCTTGTTGATGATGTGATCAGAGAGTATAGAATGCAGCTCGAAGAAAAGAGAATTGAATATCAGCAGATCATAGATTATGACCTTGTGGTTATGGCAGATGCTCTTCAGCTCAAAGAGATGTTCAGTAATCTCATTTCTAATGCTATAAAATTCACAGGATCTGGAGGTTTTTTGAAGATTCAAGCGCAGGCGCAAGACGGCGATTCCTTTGTTCTTGTATCTGTAACTGACACTGGAATTGGTTTGACCGATGAACAAAAAAAATGTCTCTTTCAGGAATTTTATAAGGCAGACTCTTCGAGGCATGATATTAGTTCAAGTGGTCTTGGATTATCTATTTGTAAGCGCATTATTGAACGACATGGAGGAAAAATCTGGGTTGAAAGTTCAGGTCTTGGGAAAGGTGCAACATTTTATTGTACAATCCCAGCACAAAAAACAAAAAGGAACTCGTAA
- a CDS encoding CDC48 family AAA ATPase: protein MTQQEVNLKVAEAFQQDVGYGRARIDHQTRIDLDLSIGDVIEIIGTKTTAASVWRAHPSDEGKRIIRIDNLTRKNAGTGLGERVRIKRAEVREAREVILAPLMPEGQRIEFGMGIDVIIRKNLLRRPITKGDEITVPGIAFFGNALPFIILDTSPNGIVAISERTILRVKEEAAKIAEEEGPRVSYEDIGGLQNEILKVREMIELPLKHPELFERLGIDPPKGVLLHGPPGTGKTLIAKAVANESGANFYTINGPEIMSKFYGQSEENLRKIFEEAQKNAPSIIFLDEIDAIAPKRSEVHGEVERRVVSQLLTLMDGLKGRGKLIVIGATNLPDTLDPALRRPGRFDREIRIDVPDRNGRKEILQIHTRGMPINSNLELLHPGQKIETEKIEQVIRQGTKKIHASDLLRNLARTKNKNKRTATAEYLKVIFSHYTEELPANFAEKLVKLLTDEIINLLPFDLEDTEVDLNAEQQINERLESIAEKPDELTKKLAKESILDEIADITYGFVGADLAALAREAAMNALRRYLPEIDLEKPIPVELLEKMEVTIEDFKNAHRGIEPSAMREFFVEIPKVSWNDVGGLEDVKQQLKEAVEWPLTQPEVFKRMGIQAPRGILLYGPPGTGKTLLAKAVAHESKANFISIKGPEVLSKWVGESEKAVRELFKKARQVAPTIVFLDEIDSIAPRRGSYSGSHVTESVVNQLLTSIDGLESMQGVVVIGATNRPDIIDPGLLRPGRFDRLLLIPAPDEKSRLEIFKIHTKEMPLRDVSLKKLAELTAGFSGADIESVCREAAMIALRENINAKEVTEEHFNKALKAARASITDELMKYYTKVTESLTTELAKKDKKERDIQYM from the coding sequence ATGACTCAACAAGAAGTGAATCTGAAGGTCGCTGAAGCATTCCAGCAAGATGTCGGGTATGGCCGAGCACGAATCGATCATCAAACAAGAATAGACCTTGATCTCTCCATAGGAGATGTTATCGAAATAATTGGTACAAAAACCACAGCAGCATCGGTCTGGCGAGCACATCCATCAGATGAAGGAAAAAGAATTATTCGAATAGATAATCTCACCAGAAAAAATGCTGGAACCGGGCTTGGAGAACGCGTTCGAATCAAGCGAGCTGAAGTACGAGAAGCACGAGAAGTAATTCTTGCACCACTCATGCCTGAAGGACAACGCATCGAATTTGGCATGGGAATCGATGTTATCATCAGAAAAAACCTCCTCCGGCGACCAATCACTAAAGGTGATGAAATCACGGTTCCTGGAATTGCTTTTTTTGGAAACGCCTTACCTTTTATTATCCTTGACACCAGTCCAAATGGTATCGTTGCAATCAGCGAAAGAACTATCCTCAGAGTAAAAGAAGAAGCTGCGAAAATAGCTGAGGAAGAAGGACCCCGCGTAAGCTATGAGGATATTGGTGGTCTGCAAAACGAAATTTTAAAAGTTCGAGAGATGATTGAATTGCCCCTAAAACATCCTGAATTATTCGAACGTCTGGGCATTGATCCACCAAAAGGAGTATTGCTCCATGGCCCACCAGGAACTGGAAAAACGTTAATCGCGAAAGCAGTAGCAAACGAATCAGGGGCAAACTTTTATACAATTAACGGCCCAGAAATCATGAGTAAATTTTATGGACAAAGTGAAGAGAACCTGCGAAAAATCTTTGAGGAAGCACAAAAAAATGCACCTTCGATCATCTTTCTTGATGAAATTGATGCTATCGCACCAAAACGTAGTGAGGTTCATGGTGAAGTCGAACGACGAGTAGTGTCACAATTATTGACGCTCATGGATGGTTTAAAAGGCCGAGGAAAACTCATTGTAATTGGAGCAACAAATCTTCCTGATACTCTAGATCCTGCATTGAGGCGACCTGGTCGTTTTGATCGAGAAATCAGAATTGATGTTCCCGACAGAAACGGACGAAAAGAAATCTTACAGATTCATACCCGAGGCATGCCAATAAACTCAAATCTTGAACTTTTGCATCCTGGCCAAAAAATTGAAACTGAAAAAATAGAACAAGTCATCAGACAAGGTACAAAAAAAATCCATGCTTCAGATTTACTAAGAAATTTAGCACGGACTAAAAACAAAAACAAACGTACTGCTACCGCCGAATACTTAAAAGTTATCTTTAGTCATTATACTGAAGAATTACCTGCAAACTTTGCAGAAAAACTTGTAAAACTTCTAACCGACGAAATCATTAACCTGCTGCCTTTTGATTTAGAAGATACTGAAGTCGATCTGAATGCTGAACAACAAATCAATGAACGACTTGAATCTATTGCTGAGAAACCTGATGAGTTAACAAAAAAGCTGGCAAAAGAAAGCATTCTTGACGAAATCGCTGATATAACGTATGGATTTGTCGGTGCTGATCTGGCTGCACTTGCACGAGAAGCAGCCATGAACGCACTGCGACGATACTTGCCGGAGATTGATCTGGAAAAACCGATTCCTGTTGAACTATTAGAAAAAATGGAAGTAACGATCGAGGATTTTAAAAATGCACATCGCGGCATCGAACCATCAGCGATGCGGGAATTTTTTGTTGAAATACCAAAAGTATCATGGAATGATGTGGGTGGTCTAGAAGACGTCAAACAGCAATTAAAAGAAGCAGTAGAATGGCCTCTAACCCAACCTGAGGTGTTTAAGCGTATGGGAATTCAAGCACCTCGTGGTATTTTACTCTACGGCCCACCAGGAACTGGGAAAACATTGCTTGCAAAAGCAGTTGCCCATGAATCAAAAGCAAATTTTATATCAATTAAAGGACCTGAAGTTCTGAGCAAGTGGGTCGGGGAGAGTGAAAAAGCGGTTCGAGAGTTGTTTAAAAAAGCACGGCAGGTTGCTCCGACGATTGTATTTCTTGATGAAATTGATTCAATTGCTCCTCGGAGAGGATCCTACTCTGGATCCCACGTCACTGAAAGCGTGGTCAACCAGCTTCTAACAAGTATTGATGGTTTGGAAAGTATGCAGGGTGTTGTTGTTATTGGTGCGACAAACCGACCTGATATTATTGATCCAGGATTGCTACGACCAGGACGATTTGATCGATTATTATTGATACCGGCACCCGATGAAAAATCGCGATTGGAAATCTTTAAGATTCATACGAAAGAGATGCCTTTGAGAGACGTATCATTAAAAAAACTCGCAGAGCTTACCGCAGGATTTTCTGGTGCTGATATCGAGAGCGTGTGTCGTGAGGCGGCAATGATTGCACTTCGAGAAAATATCAATGCTAAGGAAGTTACTGAAGAACATTTTAACAAAGCATTAAAAGCAGCTCGTGCAAGTATTACTGATGAATTGATGAAATATTATACAAAAGTGACCGAAAGTCTTACAACCGAGCTAGCCAAAAAGGATAAAAAAGAACGAGACATTCAATATATGTAA
- a CDS encoding tripartite tricarboxylate transporter permease has product MLELLLIIFFSALGVCIGLVTGLLPGLHINNISLAVLSFSTAILALLTSLINTFSESFLLLLLCGLIISIALSHSFFSAIPSTFLGVPDEETALSVLPAHRMLLDGYGYRAVVLTAIGSIGSVIICFFLLYPVKMILAAPIFLYETLRDSMVWILIAIVAIMIATEKKQIRVGKINGMSASFLGMGFAVFVFLLSGLFGAIILNLPVHSPVGFQASVLFPALSGLFGMPPLLSSLATKPTLPPQDIKPITLTYSTKRSSIFSVLTGSLSGIFVSILPGVTSAVGTVLALTIRKNTDQEQTLLTLSAVNTACAFSTVVMLFVLLRARSGVMLAVNDLIVVEPWDDVFIPEALCYLLIFLIFAGCVSFFITLYVGKIFAQNFHKIPYRFILLGSIVFLIVLVVLFTGLLGVLILITASLIGLIPLGWGVRRSHCMGVLLVPIIIYFL; this is encoded by the coding sequence ATGCTTGAATTACTTCTTATTATTTTTTTCAGCGCTCTTGGCGTATGTATCGGTCTGGTAACAGGACTTTTACCAGGACTTCACATCAATAACATCTCCCTTGCTGTTCTTTCATTTTCAACAGCAATACTCGCACTGTTAACATCATTGATAAACACATTCTCAGAATCCTTTTTGCTACTTCTCCTCTGCGGCCTCATCATATCAATCGCGCTATCCCATTCTTTTTTTTCAGCAATACCATCCACGTTTCTTGGAGTACCAGATGAAGAAACAGCTCTTTCTGTTCTTCCTGCCCATCGAATGCTCTTAGACGGTTATGGCTATCGAGCGGTGGTACTCACTGCAATCGGAAGCATTGGATCAGTTATCATTTGTTTTTTCCTTTTGTATCCTGTTAAAATGATTCTTGCCGCCCCAATATTTCTTTACGAAACACTACGCGATAGTATGGTGTGGATTCTCATAGCAATCGTCGCTATTATGATTGCTACTGAGAAAAAACAAATAAGGGTCGGTAAAATCAATGGCATGTCAGCTTCGTTTCTCGGTATGGGATTTGCCGTATTTGTTTTTCTTCTCTCTGGGCTTTTTGGAGCAATTATCCTCAATCTCCCAGTTCATTCACCTGTAGGATTTCAAGCAAGTGTTTTATTTCCTGCACTTTCAGGGCTGTTTGGTATGCCCCCTCTCCTCAGTTCATTAGCTACAAAACCAACACTCCCCCCACAAGATATCAAACCGATAACCCTTACATATTCGACCAAACGATCATCGATTTTTTCTGTTTTAACCGGTAGTCTTTCAGGGATTTTCGTCTCGATATTGCCTGGGGTAACCTCTGCCGTTGGGACTGTATTAGCATTAACGATTCGCAAAAACACCGACCAAGAACAAACCTTACTTACGTTGTCAGCAGTAAATACCGCATGCGCCTTTTCCACAGTTGTTATGCTTTTTGTACTCCTGCGAGCACGGAGTGGTGTTATGCTTGCAGTTAACGACTTAATCGTCGTAGAACCATGGGATGATGTCTTCATCCCTGAGGCGTTATGTTATCTTCTGATTTTTCTGATATTCGCAGGCTGTGTATCTTTTTTTATTACCCTGTACGTTGGGAAAATATTTGCGCAAAATTTTCATAAAATACCCTATCGATTTATACTTCTTGGATCGATAGTTTTCCTAATCGTTTTAGTAGTTCTTTTCACGGGTTTGCTTGGAGTATTGATTCTCATTACCGCCAGTCTTATTGGTTTGATTCCACTCGGGTGGGGGGTTCGGCGAAGTCACTGTATGGGAGTATTACTAGTACCTATTATCATATATTTTCTGTAA
- the ppsA gene encoding phosphoenolpyruvate synthase, which produces MIQEFVKWFEELTIKDVPSVGGKNASLGEMIRNLGSKGVNVPGGFAVTAYAYKYMIEKAGIDKKIREILADLNTHDVQNLAERGHKIRELIRNTPIPQELEEDIRRHYREMEARYGENVDVAVRSSATAEDLPDASFAGQQETFLNVRGEDELIEKCRECFASLFTNRAISYRVDKGFDHFSVYLSVGVQKMVRSDLASSGVMFSIDTESGFQNAVYITGAYGLGENVVQGAVNPDQFYVFKPTLKQGFKPILEKKLGSKEKRLVYSDKGTIQQPVSPEDQKRFVIQDDEILTLARWACIIEDHYQKPMDIEWAKDGKTGELFIVQARPETVHSQKDMAVMRTYVLEEKGTLLVEGEAVGSKIGQGVANIIHDAKDIHKFQKGQVLVTDMTDPDWEPIMKIAGAIVTNKGGRTCHAAIISRELGIPCVIGTGNGTETIKNGAPVTIDCSEGVGRIYEGILKYRVDELKLDNLPKTKTQIMMNVGVPEQAFQQGQIPNNGVGLAREEFIINSHIGIHPLALIDYRQLKANAKKDPKIAEVIKKIDDVSLGYADKEQFFIDTLARGIAKIAAAFYPNDVIVRMSDFKTNEYANLVGGFLYEPEEHNPMIGWRGASRYYDQKYKPAFGMECKALKKARDEMGLINIKPMIPFCRTPEEGRKVISIMNEYGLKQGENNLEIYVMCEIPSNVILADQFAQIFDGFSIGSNDLTQLTLGLDRDSDLVAHIFDERNDAVKRLVAQVITTAHNHKPRRKVGICGQAPSDFPEFAEFLVECGIDSISLNPDTVIKTRLKIAETERKLGR; this is translated from the coding sequence ATGATTCAAGAATTTGTAAAGTGGTTTGAAGAGTTAACAATCAAAGACGTTCCGTCCGTTGGAGGGAAAAACGCATCGCTTGGTGAAATGATTCGAAATCTTGGCAGCAAGGGTGTAAATGTACCAGGTGGTTTTGCAGTAACTGCGTATGCTTATAAATATATGATTGAGAAAGCAGGTATTGACAAAAAAATCAGAGAGATCCTTGCTGACCTCAACACCCATGATGTACAGAATCTTGCTGAACGAGGTCATAAGATCCGAGAATTAATTCGCAATACACCGATTCCTCAAGAACTTGAGGAAGATATTAGGCGGCATTATCGAGAGATGGAAGCACGGTACGGTGAAAATGTTGATGTTGCAGTTCGGAGTAGTGCAACGGCTGAGGATCTTCCTGATGCTAGTTTTGCTGGTCAGCAGGAAACTTTTTTAAATGTTCGCGGTGAAGACGAACTCATCGAAAAATGTCGTGAATGCTTTGCATCATTATTTACCAATCGTGCTATTTCCTACCGTGTCGACAAAGGTTTTGATCATTTCAGTGTATATCTTTCTGTCGGTGTTCAGAAGATGGTTCGCTCTGATCTTGCAAGCTCAGGGGTTATGTTCTCAATTGATACAGAAAGTGGGTTTCAAAATGCGGTGTATATCACGGGTGCCTATGGCCTTGGTGAAAATGTTGTGCAGGGAGCAGTCAACCCTGATCAGTTCTATGTGTTTAAACCAACGTTGAAGCAAGGGTTCAAACCAATTCTTGAGAAAAAACTTGGTTCAAAAGAAAAACGACTTGTATATAGTGATAAAGGAACAATTCAACAACCAGTCAGCCCTGAGGACCAGAAGCGATTTGTAATTCAGGATGACGAAATTTTAACACTTGCTCGATGGGCATGCATCATCGAAGATCATTATCAGAAACCTATGGATATTGAATGGGCAAAAGATGGAAAAACCGGCGAGCTGTTTATTGTTCAAGCACGACCTGAAACAGTCCACTCACAAAAAGATATGGCAGTGATGCGAACCTATGTTTTAGAAGAGAAGGGTACGCTTCTTGTTGAAGGTGAAGCAGTTGGTAGTAAGATAGGTCAAGGTGTTGCTAATATTATTCATGATGCAAAAGACATTCATAAGTTCCAGAAAGGACAAGTGTTAGTCACAGATATGACTGATCCTGACTGGGAACCAATTATGAAAATCGCAGGTGCCATTGTCACAAATAAAGGTGGAAGAACCTGTCATGCAGCAATTATCTCTCGGGAACTTGGAATTCCATGTGTTATTGGAACAGGAAATGGAACTGAAACCATTAAAAATGGGGCACCAGTCACTATTGACTGTTCTGAGGGTGTTGGTCGCATTTATGAAGGTATCTTGAAATATCGCGTTGATGAGTTAAAACTTGATAATCTTCCGAAAACAAAAACGCAGATCATGATGAATGTTGGTGTCCCGGAGCAGGCATTCCAACAAGGACAAATTCCAAATAACGGTGTCGGTCTTGCTCGAGAAGAATTCATCATCAATTCCCATATCGGCATTCATCCATTAGCACTCATAGACTACCGTCAGTTAAAAGCAAACGCTAAAAAAGATCCGAAAATCGCTGAAGTGATTAAAAAAATTGATGATGTGAGTCTTGGATATGCTGATAAAGAACAATTCTTCATAGATACGTTAGCTCGTGGTATTGCAAAGATTGCAGCAGCGTTTTATCCAAATGATGTCATTGTGCGTATGTCAGATTTTAAAACCAATGAATATGCAAATCTCGTCGGCGGTTTCCTCTACGAACCCGAGGAACACAACCCGATGATCGGTTGGCGCGGTGCATCAAGATATTATGATCAAAAATACAAGCCAGCGTTTGGTATGGAATGCAAGGCATTAAAAAAAGCACGGGATGAAATGGGGTTGATTAATATTAAACCGATGATTCCGTTTTGCCGTACGCCTGAAGAAGGGCGTAAAGTCATTAGCATCATGAATGAATATGGCTTGAAACAAGGAGAAAACAATCTGGAAATCTATGTGATGTGTGAAATTCCCTCAAACGTTATCCTTGCAGACCAGTTTGCTCAAATTTTTGACGGTTTTAGCATTGGATCAAACGATTTAACGCAGCTAACGCTTGGTCTTGATCGTGATTCTGATCTTGTTGCCCATATCTTTGATGAGCGGAACGATGCAGTAAAACGACTGGTCGCCCAGGTGATTACAACAGCGCATAATCATAAACCACGTCGGAAAGTCGGTATCTGCGGTCAGGCTCCTTCTGACTTCCCAGAGTTTGCAGAATTTCTCGTTGAATGCGGCATTGACAGCATATCTCTCAATCCTGATACTGTAATAAAAACTCGATTAAAAATTGCAGAAACAGAACGAAAACTAGGCAGGTAA
- a CDS encoding ORC1-type DNA replication protein, with the protein MFFTIKQEKDIFDSLLELDGLFVNREVMRPTYMPEILPHREKEIKDLATILVPALKNEAPSNIFIYGKTGTGKTAVVKFLGKELLKKGQQSKTNVNFIYINCEVVDTQYRLLQNIANQFINEWNEHVPFTGWPTDEVYSKVKTMMEKKKGVTVIVLDEVDKLKGDEALYNLTRMNSDMQHARVSVIGISNDLKFTEFLDPRVKSSLGEENMIFYPYDAEQLQDILKARVSTALKPGVLEPDVIPLCAALSAQEHGDARRALDLLRVAAEIAERNKEKKVTRSHVRQAQNKIELDRITEVVRTLPNQSKLILYAAILLDRQNKKDGVKQAMTTGGVYEIYKELCKKTRYNTLTQRRAADLISELDMLGIITARVISKGRYGRTTEIEIASTSKDLINVLQEDELFKDLTKYKMKAQARLAL; encoded by the coding sequence GTGTTTTTTACGATCAAACAAGAGAAAGACATCTTTGACTCACTATTGGAACTTGACGGTTTGTTTGTCAACCGAGAAGTCATGAGACCAACATATATGCCAGAAATTCTCCCACACCGAGAAAAAGAAATCAAAGACCTTGCGACTATTCTCGTACCTGCATTGAAAAACGAAGCGCCATCAAACATTTTTATTTATGGAAAAACAGGAACTGGAAAGACCGCAGTCGTTAAATTTCTAGGAAAAGAATTGCTCAAAAAAGGTCAACAATCAAAAACAAATGTCAATTTTATTTATATCAATTGCGAAGTTGTTGACACCCAATATCGATTGTTACAGAATATCGCAAATCAATTTATCAACGAATGGAACGAACACGTTCCTTTCACAGGTTGGCCAACTGATGAGGTATACAGCAAAGTCAAAACTATGATGGAAAAAAAGAAAGGTGTAACTGTTATCGTCCTGGATGAAGTTGACAAACTGAAAGGAGACGAAGCCCTCTATAATTTAACGAGAATGAACAGCGACATGCAGCATGCACGTGTTTCGGTTATCGGTATTTCAAATGATTTAAAATTTACAGAATTTTTAGATCCGCGAGTAAAATCGAGCCTTGGCGAAGAAAATATGATTTTTTATCCATATGATGCTGAGCAGCTTCAAGATATTTTGAAGGCCCGTGTATCAACGGCATTAAAACCCGGGGTCTTAGAACCAGATGTTATTCCGCTCTGCGCAGCGCTGTCCGCCCAAGAACATGGTGATGCACGTCGAGCGCTTGATCTACTGCGGGTAGCTGCTGAAATCGCCGAACGAAATAAAGAGAAAAAGGTTACTCGGTCTCACGTTCGTCAAGCTCAAAATAAAATTGAGCTCGATCGTATAACTGAAGTTGTTCGCACGTTACCTAATCAATCAAAGCTTATTCTTTACGCAGCGATTTTGCTTGACCGTCAAAATAAAAAAGACGGAGTCAAACAAGCGATGACCACTGGTGGTGTTTATGAGATTTACAAAGAATTATGCAAAAAAACCAGATACAATACTCTGACGCAACGCCGAGCCGCGGATTTAATATCTGAACTTGACATGCTCGGCATCATTACTGCTCGTGTTATTTCAAAAGGTCGGTATGGGCGGACAACAGAGATTGAGATTGCATCGACGTCTAAAGATCTCATCAATGTTCTCCAAGAAGATGAGTTATTTAAAGATTTAACTAAGTATAAAATGAAAGCACAAGCTCGTCTAGCACTCTAA
- a CDS encoding PRC-barrel domain-containing protein, which translates to MKVLESDLRGKTVMSEEGLYLGILRNSLVDEKTGELVNVLVEPSEDIDPRLYHLDDIGHLVFPFESIKSVKDVIIIGN; encoded by the coding sequence ATGAAAGTACTTGAGAGCGACCTCAGAGGAAAAACAGTGATGAGTGAAGAAGGTTTATACCTCGGCATTCTAAGAAATTCTCTGGTAGATGAAAAAACTGGGGAATTGGTCAATGTCCTTGTTGAGCCGTCTGAAGATATTGATCCTCGTCTCTATCATCTTGATGACATCGGTCATCTTGTTTTTCCGTTTGAGTCAATCAAATCTGTAAAAGATGTTATCATCATCGGTAATTAA
- a CDS encoding DUF2240 family protein, which translates to MFDEARIVLAFIFKRSGKTKLTEAEIYVPLSLELNWFTVQEAQAFVRYCTVNKLIAEEQGVFTPTFEIADIQIPIGFIPENKKYSLTTSSEVQKNILNVLAETLSMHLNQDIQKTFEEIARQAAEKKITSELAALFLMYLHALPYERFVDPVERRLFTENI; encoded by the coding sequence ATGTTCGACGAAGCAAGAATAGTTCTTGCGTTTATCTTCAAACGCAGCGGAAAAACAAAACTTACTGAAGCAGAAATCTACGTACCGCTATCGTTAGAATTAAACTGGTTTACAGTACAAGAAGCACAGGCGTTCGTACGGTATTGTACTGTGAATAAACTCATAGCTGAAGAACAAGGAGTTTTTACACCAACATTTGAAATTGCTGATATACAAATTCCAATTGGATTTATACCAGAAAACAAAAAGTATTCGTTAACAACATCTTCTGAAGTTCAAAAAAATATTTTGAATGTGCTTGCCGAAACTCTTAGTATGCATTTGAACCAAGATATTCAAAAAACATTTGAGGAAATCGCACGACAGGCTGCTGAAAAAAAAATCACCTCAGAGCTTGCAGCTTTGTTCCTTATGTATCTACATGCACTTCCCTATGAACGTTTTGTAGATCCTGTCGAACGAAGACTCTTTACAGAAAATATATGA
- a CDS encoding OB-fold nucleic acid binding domain-containing protein — protein MHLKYSIIVFSCICIGLLYFFATLTEPIEIEIKHASQYEGHQVILQGIVTGWTDTKSGNQIITLSDQEENSTSIAIFLEGKTNLKYGDMIRARGKIQKYKGAYELIVNAPHALTIIQSWNNITTPIKDLALHPENYLGLNINTQGFIQQTSAHYFILADENSTYFIPVYPQNNTRSYTSGSKVSIGAYFMYDEHLLRYILTISNEQHFIIALEQ, from the coding sequence ATGCACCTAAAATATAGTATTATTGTATTTTCATGCATCTGTATCGGCCTCCTCTATTTTTTTGCAACACTTACAGAACCAATAGAAATCGAAATCAAACATGCATCACAATATGAAGGACATCAGGTAATACTCCAGGGCATAGTAACTGGATGGACAGATACAAAATCAGGTAATCAAATTATTACCCTCTCTGATCAAGAGGAAAACAGCACATCGATCGCCATTTTTCTCGAAGGAAAAACCAACCTCAAGTATGGAGATATGATTCGGGCACGGGGCAAAATACAAAAATACAAAGGAGCATATGAACTCATTGTCAATGCGCCCCACGCGCTAACGATTATACAATCATGGAACAACATAACGACACCAATCAAGGACCTTGCCCTTCATCCTGAAAACTATCTAGGATTAAATATTAACACCCAAGGATTCATCCAACAAACAAGCGCACATTATTTTATTTTAGCAGATGAAAATAGCACCTATTTCATCCCTGTTTATCCTCAAAACAACACAAGATCATATACTTCAGGAAGTAAAGTATCCATAGGCGCTTACTTTATGTATGACGAACACCTCCTTCGCTATATACTCACCATATCTAACGAGCAACATTTCATTATCGCGCTTGAACAGTGA